One window of the Pseudomonas sihuiensis genome contains the following:
- a CDS encoding D-hexose-6-phosphate mutarotase — protein sequence MSTAQVERVELDQLVCWRIRAADSELLVAQQGAQILSYQQGEQPPLIWLSPDAAYQRGQSVRGGVPVCWPWFGDLRRNPQAVQAHYHQEQAPAHGLVRALDWELLGIDEEDDTVTLRFAYDTRNQPLDGWPRDVGLTFVVRLAQDLSMSLETHNRGDTPLTLSQALHSYFAVSDVRQVSVEGLQACRYLDTLLDWQELRQQDELGFSAETDRIYLDTPARLSIVDPGWGRRIHLDARGSRSAVLWNPWVDKAKRLSQFPDDAWQNMLCIETANVLEDVLQLKADERHRLELRLSSEPLLN from the coding sequence ATGAGCACCGCCCAAGTCGAACGCGTGGAACTGGATCAACTGGTCTGCTGGCGCATTCGTGCCGCCGACAGCGAATTGCTGGTGGCCCAGCAGGGTGCGCAGATTCTCAGTTACCAGCAGGGCGAGCAGCCGCCGCTGATCTGGCTAAGCCCGGATGCGGCCTACCAACGTGGCCAAAGCGTGCGTGGTGGTGTGCCGGTGTGCTGGCCCTGGTTCGGTGACCTGCGGCGCAATCCGCAGGCCGTGCAGGCGCACTACCATCAGGAGCAGGCGCCGGCCCACGGCCTGGTGCGAGCGCTGGACTGGGAGCTGCTGGGCATCGACGAGGAGGACGACACTGTCACTCTGCGCTTTGCCTATGACACGCGTAATCAGCCGCTGGACGGCTGGCCCAGGGACGTCGGCCTGACCTTCGTCGTGCGTCTGGCGCAGGATCTCAGCATGAGCCTGGAAACCCACAATCGCGGTGACACGCCCCTGACCCTGAGCCAGGCGCTGCACAGCTACTTCGCCGTCAGCGACGTGCGCCAGGTCAGCGTCGAGGGGCTGCAGGCCTGTCGTTACCTCGACACCCTGTTGGACTGGCAGGAGCTGCGTCAGCAGGACGAACTGGGATTCAGCGCCGAGACGGATCGCATCTACCTCGATACCCCCGCGCGGCTGAGTATCGTCGACCCCGGCTGGGGGCGGCGCATCCATCTGGATGCCCGTGGTTCACGTTCGGCCGTGCTGTGGAATCCGTGGGTCGACAAGGCCAAGCGCCTCTCGCAATTTCCCGACGACGCCTGGCAGAACATGCTCTGCATCGAGACGGCCAATGTGCTTGAGGATGTCCTGCAACTGAAAGCCGACGAGCGGCATCGTCTGGAGCTGCGCCTGTCCAGCGAGCCTCTGCTGAACTGA
- a CDS encoding TRAP transporter large permease, whose translation MAELMAILLFVSICVALMAGFPVAFTLAGVSLLFAAIGVVTGTFDPGYLSALPNRLFGIMNNQTMLAVPLFVFMGVMLERSRVAEDLLESMSRLFGTLRGGLAISVCVVGALLAASTGIVGATVVTMGLLALPTMLRRGYDPAISTGTLAATGTLGQIIPPSIVLVLLGDVMSSAYQQAQLKMGIFSPKTVSVGDLFVGALIPGLLLVGLYIVYIIAVAILQPKKLPALPQEELGPIEWGKLGKALIPPLILIGAVLGSILAGYATPTEAAALGAVGAMLLAFSKGKLNFGQLKEVAYGTTEISAMVFMILIGASLFSLVFRGFGGEALIEDVFAQLPGGVLGAFFLVMLVIFLLGFILDFIEITFVVVPIVGPVLLAMGLDPIWLGVMIALNLQTSFLTPPFGFALFYLRGVTPASIPTSTIYKGVVPFILIQILLLVIAYIFPGLITWLPEQVYGK comes from the coding sequence ATGGCTGAGTTGATGGCGATTCTGCTGTTCGTCAGTATTTGCGTGGCCTTGATGGCCGGCTTCCCGGTGGCGTTCACCCTGGCCGGCGTTTCCCTGCTGTTCGCCGCTATCGGCGTCGTCACGGGCACCTTCGACCCCGGTTACCTCAGCGCCCTGCCGAACCGTCTGTTCGGCATCATGAACAACCAGACCATGCTCGCCGTGCCGCTGTTCGTGTTCATGGGGGTGATGCTGGAACGTTCACGGGTGGCCGAGGACTTGCTCGAGTCCATGTCGCGCCTGTTCGGCACCCTGCGTGGCGGCCTGGCGATTTCCGTGTGCGTGGTCGGCGCTCTGCTGGCTGCTTCTACCGGTATCGTCGGTGCCACCGTGGTGACCATGGGCCTGCTGGCACTGCCGACCATGCTGCGCCGCGGTTACGACCCGGCCATTTCCACCGGGACACTGGCTGCTACCGGCACCTTGGGGCAGATCATTCCACCCTCGATCGTGCTGGTGCTGCTGGGTGACGTGATGTCCAGCGCCTATCAGCAGGCACAGTTGAAGATGGGCATCTTCTCGCCGAAGACCGTATCGGTCGGCGACCTGTTCGTCGGCGCGCTGATTCCTGGGCTGCTGCTGGTTGGCCTGTACATCGTCTACATCATCGCAGTCGCCATCCTCCAGCCGAAGAAACTGCCGGCGCTGCCGCAGGAGGAACTGGGTCCGATCGAGTGGGGCAAGCTGGGCAAGGCGCTGATTCCGCCGCTGATCCTGATCGGCGCGGTGCTGGGCTCGATCCTCGCCGGTTATGCCACGCCGACCGAGGCTGCTGCATTGGGTGCCGTGGGCGCCATGTTGCTGGCTTTCAGCAAGGGCAAGCTGAACTTTGGCCAGCTCAAGGAAGTGGCCTACGGCACCACCGAAATCAGTGCCATGGTCTTCATGATCCTGATCGGTGCTTCGCTGTTCTCGCTGGTGTTCCGTGGCTTCGGCGGTGAGGCATTGATCGAGGACGTGTTCGCCCAGTTGCCAGGCGGCGTGCTGGGTGCGTTCTTCCTGGTGATGCTGGTGATCTTCCTGCTCGGCTTCATTCTCGACTTCATCGAGATCACCTTCGTGGTGGTACCGATCGTCGGGCCGGTGCTGCTGGCCATGGGCCTCGATCCGATCTGGCTCGGCGTGATGATCGCACTGAACCTGCAGACGTCCTTCCTCACTCCGCCATTCGGCTTCGCGCTGTTCTATCTGCGTGGCGTGACGCCGGCGAGCATTCCCACCAGCACCATCTACAAGGGTGTCGTGCCGTTCATCCTGATCCAGATTCTGCTGCTGGTAATCGCCTACATCTTCCCCGGGCTGATCACCTGGCTGCCGGAGCAGGTCTACGGCAAATAA
- a CDS encoding TRAP transporter small permease subunit produces the protein MSDKPSFPLALAYLIDALNSWFGKACAWLTVFLVIGTTIVVVLRYGFGIGATALQEAVLYAHALVFMGAASWVLQRNGHVRVDIFYQKFSGRRQALVEIFGNLLFLLPVALFLGWASWDYVSNAWSTFEASSESGGLKFVYLQKSIILVLVISLVLQGISNLIKALYVFSGRLPAPEVKHG, from the coding sequence ATGTCCGACAAGCCTTCATTTCCCCTAGCTCTTGCATATCTGATCGATGCGCTCAACAGCTGGTTCGGCAAGGCCTGCGCCTGGCTGACGGTATTCTTGGTGATCGGTACCACCATCGTCGTGGTACTGCGTTACGGTTTCGGTATCGGCGCGACAGCCCTGCAGGAGGCGGTGCTTTACGCTCACGCACTGGTGTTCATGGGCGCAGCGTCCTGGGTGCTGCAGCGCAACGGTCACGTGCGCGTGGATATCTTCTACCAGAAGTTCAGCGGCCGCCGTCAGGCGCTGGTGGAGATTTTCGGTAACCTGCTGTTCCTGCTGCCGGTCGCGCTGTTTCTCGGTTGGGCCAGCTGGGACTACGTCAGCAATGCCTGGTCGACCTTCGAAGCCTCCAGCGAGTCTGGCGGGCTGAAATTCGTCTACCTGCAGAAAAGCATCATCCTGGTACTGGTCATCAGCCTGGTACTGCAAGGTATTTCCAATCTGATCAAGGCGCTCTACGTCTTCAGCGGTCGCCTGCCGGCTCCGGAGGTGAAACATGGCTGA